One segment of bacterium DNA contains the following:
- a CDS encoding Gfo/Idh/MocA family oxidoreductase: MKNTLNIGIAGCGAHAQIVHFPVFRSNPQCNLMALCDTDIRKIDHLGAKYNIPSRYQDFQEMIQNDQLDAIVIATPNFLHAPMAIAAMEFGKDVLVEMPMATTYKDAQEMVRVARKEKRKLAVAMNNRLRPDVQTLKKFIEEGELGDIYYLKAGWLIGASEWILHPWRQDQLKSGGGAFLSLGSALLDITTYLLEDKSMSTIFASTHKKEIDAAVEDTAMCIINYDDGTLLTIEVSWSLIFEKDFLYCNAFGKKGAALLNPLKIQKELHNELVNVTPTFPQKNIYRVSYELQTQFFIDSLLKNAKMPFGCEEGLMIAKITDAFYESAKKQKLVKI, translated from the coding sequence ATGAAGAACACGCTTAACATCGGGATCGCAGGCTGCGGCGCTCATGCCCAGATCGTGCATTTCCCCGTGTTCCGGTCCAACCCCCAGTGCAACTTGATGGCGCTCTGCGACACGGATATACGAAAGATCGACCATTTGGGCGCCAAATACAATATCCCGAGCCGCTACCAGGATTTCCAGGAGATGATCCAGAACGACCAGCTGGACGCCATTGTCATCGCCACGCCGAACTTCCTTCACGCACCGATGGCCATCGCAGCGATGGAATTCGGGAAGGATGTGCTCGTCGAGATGCCCATGGCGACGACTTACAAGGATGCCCAGGAAATGGTCCGCGTCGCGCGCAAGGAAAAACGGAAACTGGCGGTCGCCATGAACAACCGCCTGCGTCCGGACGTCCAGACGCTGAAGAAGTTCATTGAGGAAGGTGAGCTTGGGGATATCTACTATCTCAAGGCGGGCTGGCTGATCGGCGCGAGTGAATGGATACTTCACCCGTGGCGCCAGGACCAGCTGAAAAGCGGCGGCGGCGCTTTTTTGAGCCTGGGATCTGCGCTCCTCGATATTACCACCTATTTGCTGGAAGATAAAAGCATGTCGACGATCTTCGCCTCGACGCACAAGAAGGAGATCGATGCCGCGGTCGAGGACACCGCGATGTGCATCATCAATTATGACGACGGCACGCTGCTGACCATCGAGGTCAGCTGGTCATTGATCTTCGAAAAGGATTTTCTCTACTGCAATGCTTTCGGTAAAAAGGGCGCTGCACTGCTCAACCCCCTGAAGATCCAGAAAGAGTTGCACAATGAGCTGGTCAATGTCACGCCCACTTTCCCGCAGAAGAACATCTACCGCGTCAGCTATGAACTGCAGACGCAGTTCTTCATTGATTCGCTGCTGAAGAACGCTAAAATGCCTTTCGGCTGCGAAGAAGGCCTGATGATCGCGAAGATAACCGATGCCTTTTATGAGTCAGCCAAGAAGCAGAAGCTCGTCAAGATTTAA
- a CDS encoding glutamine synthetase beta-grasp domain-containing protein, translated as MARIVISHAQINKLKKKLAVMRVKYVDLKYASLIGTLHHIIVPFERFDEVASDGVGVDGSSLPGYKGVEKGDMLLFPDLATGFFDPFFEQKTISFLCSVHVPSTLEPFERDARSIAHKAARFLKKELSTEAFFQPELEFYLFEKCNHGEGPGFAYFRLESGDREQLVPTYPIRHRGGYHIGPPEDRYSDLRNAIVEVLAACDIKSKYHHHEVGPKGQMEIELLFEPLVKAADSIFLAKYLIKSIGQRNNKWITFMPKPLLGEPGNGLHLHQYLGTPTRSLFFGRNKKYNLSELSLRYIGGILSHSRALCAFTNPSTNSYKRLIPGFEAPTYTDFAMGSRVSAIRVPGYLKNTQMMDIEYRIPDATANPYLALAAILLAGIDGIKNDLHPDRKEKLPTNSYEAINALKKDNSFLLQGDVFNSDLIERWIEVKTKEFEEIHIRPHPYEFTLYLGV; from the coding sequence ATGGCACGGATAGTAATATCTCACGCGCAGATCAATAAACTGAAGAAAAAACTCGCGGTCATGCGGGTGAAATACGTCGATCTTAAATACGCGTCCCTGATCGGCACGCTCCATCACATAATTGTCCCCTTTGAGCGTTTTGATGAGGTCGCATCGGACGGCGTGGGCGTCGACGGGTCGAGCCTCCCCGGTTACAAGGGCGTGGAGAAGGGCGACATGCTGCTTTTCCCTGACCTCGCGACCGGCTTTTTTGACCCCTTTTTCGAACAAAAGACTATTTCTTTTCTGTGCAGCGTCCATGTGCCCTCCACCCTGGAGCCGTTCGAGCGCGACGCGCGCTCGATTGCTCATAAAGCCGCTCGATTTTTGAAAAAAGAACTGAGCACCGAAGCTTTTTTCCAGCCTGAACTGGAATTCTATCTTTTTGAAAAATGCAATCATGGCGAGGGGCCTGGTTTTGCTTATTTCCGGCTCGAGTCCGGCGATCGCGAACAGCTGGTGCCGACCTACCCGATCCGGCACCGCGGTGGTTACCATATCGGACCGCCTGAAGACCGGTACTCGGACCTGCGCAACGCGATCGTGGAGGTCCTGGCCGCGTGCGATATCAAGTCCAAATACCATCATCATGAGGTAGGACCCAAGGGCCAGATGGAGATCGAACTGTTGTTCGAACCGCTGGTCAAGGCCGCGGATAGCATATTCCTTGCCAAGTACCTGATCAAATCGATCGGGCAGAGGAATAATAAGTGGATAACGTTCATGCCCAAGCCGCTGCTGGGTGAACCGGGCAATGGCCTGCACCTGCACCAGTACCTTGGGACACCCACCAGGTCGTTGTTCTTTGGCCGCAACAAAAAGTATAACTTGAGCGAACTCAGCCTCCGGTATATCGGCGGCATCCTGAGTCACTCCAGAGCACTGTGCGCTTTTACCAACCCCAGCACCAATTCTTATAAACGCTTGATCCCTGGGTTTGAGGCGCCGACCTACACTGATTTTGCCATGGGCAGCCGGGTGTCCGCGATCCGCGTGCCGGGATACCTTAAAAACACGCAGATGATGGACATTGAATACCGTATCCCCGACGCCACAGCCAATCCGTACCTTGCCCTCGCGGCGATCCTCCTTGCCGGGATCGACGGTATAAAGAACGACCTGCATCCGGACCGGAAGGAGAAACTGCCGACCAACTCCTATGAGGCGATCAACGCTCTGAAAAAGGACAATAGTTTTCTGCTCCAGGGCGATGTTTTCAACAGCGATCTGATCGAGCGCTGGATCGAAGTGAAAACAAAAGAGTTCGAAGAGATCCATATCCGTCCCCATCCCTATGAATTCACGCTTTATTTAGGGGTCTGA
- a CDS encoding C25 family cysteine peptidase, with protein MLFTVSYGQDLGARYLIITNDAYYNQVIALAQWKYRKGMRSKIVKLSEIGADSTAIKSYVADAYNTWQVKPEYLLLVGAPNYLPFPIVADVHSDNYYTNTIGTIFNDILSGRLTVHNTTEAQTVINKILAYEERPNRMDTSWFNKASLISRMDGSQSDSIYWSDIAHMAALMIQSGFSVIDTFINTHGDNDDSVINAVNAGRSIVVYRGSATNNWYEPFNVNADLTANGTRLPIVLSMTCFTLGTSATPAMAEKWFLTGSPANLRGAAGYFATSTGSTAYYRSALTKGFFDALFVDQKSTFGECCEKARKRVYPLNAAEYLGFTTIGDPEMNLWTATPCSIIVQYPESVTYAYASVPVFIKRAADLTPISDACVCLTGGLDSAIYYLDSTDMAGFIRFDIYPHILRDTIYITVTGENLQPYEGFMIVKHAVGSYVIYKKSFIDDSLGGNHDHIINPGEDINLPTWVENFGDSSSINTVGCLRTNDEFIAPYDSVRAFGDIAAFDSACTGDSGYRFNILPDCPDCHIINCTLICRDTNNNTWSSYFEKQVHAADLVYQYATIAGGNGNNSFECGETVSCMVTIKNQGSAAIDSVTACLRSLSPYIDVIDSSGSFDHIGPDSSACNGSDLFILCSDPGTPPMTYVDMQMNVSAGYCNDTLDFSILVGKGDYFIWNPDHTPASGENIHLILQDLGYIGDHDSTLPQDLNKYKSIFVCCGVYPNNHIILNGSPQASALSDFIIYGGCAYLEGGDVWYYDPHYNNGFDFSPLFDLLAMADGNNNMGPIQGQAGSFASDMDFEYAGENQYMDHLGPDSGGGFVLFLDSNDNFNCGIAYDAGPYQTIGSSFELGFLVDSTPPSTRSALLDSIMHFFGRSVGIAEYKLASHPREQRFEVFPNPARTSMNLRVTASEKGKVAVILYDVVGRVIIRKFKIEAEPGVKDYRLDLKGISSGIYFLRFETTKRCSIHKIILLK; from the coding sequence ATGTTATTTACTGTGTCCTACGGTCAGGATCTCGGTGCCAGGTATTTGATCATTACCAATGATGCGTACTATAATCAAGTGATCGCGCTGGCACAATGGAAGTATCGAAAAGGAATGAGATCAAAGATCGTTAAATTGTCTGAGATCGGTGCCGACTCAACAGCGATAAAAAGCTATGTTGCAGATGCCTATAATACGTGGCAAGTAAAGCCGGAATACCTTTTGCTCGTTGGTGCGCCCAACTATCTGCCGTTTCCGATAGTTGCCGACGTGCATTCGGATAATTATTACACCAATACTATCGGCACAATATTCAATGACATACTGTCAGGACGGCTGACCGTTCATAATACTACGGAAGCCCAAACGGTTATCAATAAGATCCTTGCTTATGAAGAAAGACCGAACCGTATGGACACTTCATGGTTTAACAAAGCATCTTTAATCAGCAGAATGGATGGCAGCCAGTCTGATTCCATATATTGGTCAGATATTGCACACATGGCGGCGTTAATGATACAAAGCGGTTTTAGCGTGATCGATACTTTTATAAACACTCATGGTGATAATGACGATTCCGTTATCAATGCGGTGAATGCCGGAAGGTCTATCGTCGTTTACCGGGGATCGGCGACGAATAACTGGTATGAACCTTTCAATGTTAACGCAGACCTGACAGCAAACGGAACTAGGTTGCCGATCGTGCTCTCGATGACATGCTTTACATTAGGTACGAGCGCAACTCCTGCGATGGCGGAAAAATGGTTTTTAACCGGTTCACCTGCAAATTTGAGAGGGGCAGCAGGTTATTTTGCCACTTCGACCGGTTCAACGGCTTATTATCGGAGTGCTTTGACCAAAGGATTTTTTGATGCATTGTTTGTCGATCAAAAAAGCACTTTTGGGGAATGCTGCGAAAAGGCACGCAAAAGGGTATATCCGTTGAATGCCGCTGAATATTTAGGCTTTACAACGATCGGAGATCCGGAGATGAATTTGTGGACCGCCACGCCGTGTTCCATTATAGTGCAGTATCCTGAATCGGTCACATATGCTTATGCCTCGGTTCCCGTCTTCATAAAAAGAGCTGCCGACCTGACGCCGATTAGCGATGCTTGTGTTTGTTTGACAGGTGGTCTTGACAGTGCAATATATTACCTGGACAGCACCGATATGGCAGGGTTTATACGGTTTGACATTTATCCTCATATATTGCGCGATACTATATACATCACTGTGACCGGTGAGAACCTTCAACCCTATGAAGGTTTTATGATTGTTAAACATGCAGTTGGTTCATACGTCATCTATAAGAAATCATTTATTGATGATTCACTCGGCGGCAATCACGACCACATTATCAATCCGGGTGAGGATATCAACCTGCCGACGTGGGTTGAAAACTTTGGTGACAGCAGTAGCATTAATACTGTCGGTTGTTTACGGACCAATGATGAATTCATTGCTCCTTACGATTCGGTGAGAGCATTTGGCGATATCGCCGCGTTTGATTCGGCATGCACCGGCGATAGCGGTTACCGGTTCAATATTTTGCCCGATTGCCCGGATTGTCATATTATCAATTGTACACTGATCTGTCGTGACACGAATAACAACACCTGGAGTTCTTATTTTGAAAAGCAGGTTCATGCAGCCGATTTAGTATATCAATATGCGACCATCGCTGGCGGTAACGGAAATAATTCCTTCGAATGCGGCGAGACAGTATCCTGTATGGTCACGATAAAAAATCAAGGATCAGCGGCGATCGACAGCGTCACAGCATGTTTGCGTTCGCTTTCTCCATATATCGATGTGATAGATTCTTCCGGATCATTCGACCATATCGGACCGGACAGCAGTGCGTGCAACGGATCCGATCTATTTATATTATGTTCAGATCCCGGTACGCCACCCATGACATATGTTGACATGCAAATGAACGTCAGCGCAGGTTACTGCAACGATACTTTAGATTTTTCCATACTGGTCGGCAAGGGCGATTACTTTATCTGGAACCCGGACCATACTCCGGCTTCAGGCGAGAATATTCATCTTATCCTGCAAGACCTTGGATATATCGGCGATCATGATTCGACGCTGCCTCAAGATTTGAATAAATACAAGTCGATCTTTGTATGTTGCGGCGTCTATCCCAATAATCATATCATATTAAACGGCAGTCCACAAGCCAGCGCCCTGTCTGATTTCATTATATACGGCGGGTGCGCATATCTTGAAGGCGGTGATGTCTGGTACTATGATCCTCATTATAATAACGGTTTTGATTTCAGTCCTTTATTCGATCTGCTGGCAATGGCCGACGGCAACAATAATATGGGACCCATCCAGGGGCAGGCCGGATCGTTCGCAAGCGATATGGATTTCGAGTATGCGGGCGAGAATCAATACATGGATCATCTGGGTCCTGATAGTGGAGGCGGGTTTGTATTATTCCTTGATAGTAATGATAATTTCAATTGCGGTATTGCTTATGATGCAGGGCCATATCAAACAATTGGATCCTCATTTGAATTGGGATTTCTGGTCGACAGTACCCCGCCATCGACAAGATCTGCATTGCTCGATTCGATAATGCACTTTTTCGGGAGGAGTGTAGGAATCGCTGAATACAAACTCGCTTCGCATCCTCGGGAACAGAGGTTTGAAGTATTCCCCAATCCGGCAAGAACCTCAATGAATTTAAGGGTCACTGCTTCTGAAAAGGGAAAAGTAGCCGTTATATTATATGATGTCGTGGGCAGGGTTATTATAAGGAAATTCAAGATTGAAGCGGAACCGGGCGTAAAAGATTATCGATTAGATTTGAAAGGCATATCTTCTGGCATCTATTTTCTGCGTTTTGAAACAACAAAACGCTGTAGTATACACAAGATCATATTGCTGAAATAA
- the tatC gene encoding twin-arginine translocase subunit TatC yields MNKASFIDHLEELRKRILYSIAVAGIFAVAGFFVAKPVLDFIIQRVNVGSAYFFSPTEAFTAQVKVALFLGIFAAFPFIIVQTWLFIGPGLTEKEQKVSMGYIISGILLFLIGVTFAYFILIPFGLRFLLSFGSENLKPIMNISGVLSFVLWCLLGCGIMFQLPLLVFTLIRLDIVRIATVTKHRAEAIVAILIICAVITPTADMFTLLIISVPLIILFELSILAARISLRSSRKP; encoded by the coding sequence ATGAACAAAGCCTCATTCATCGACCACCTTGAGGAACTGCGCAAACGGATCCTGTACTCGATCGCGGTCGCCGGAATTTTTGCCGTTGCCGGGTTTTTCGTGGCGAAACCCGTGCTTGATTTCATAATCCAGCGCGTCAATGTCGGGAGCGCGTACTTTTTCTCTCCCACCGAGGCGTTCACGGCGCAGGTTAAGGTTGCGTTGTTCCTCGGGATCTTCGCCGCCTTCCCGTTCATTATTGTCCAGACCTGGCTGTTCATCGGACCGGGCCTGACCGAAAAAGAGCAGAAGGTTTCCATGGGTTATATCATATCCGGGATCCTTTTGTTCCTGATCGGCGTTACCTTCGCTTATTTTATCCTTATTCCGTTCGGGTTGCGGTTCCTGCTTTCGTTCGGCTCGGAAAACTTAAAGCCGATCATGAACATCAGCGGGGTCCTGTCCTTCGTGCTGTGGTGCCTGCTCGGATGCGGGATCATGTTCCAATTGCCGCTTTTGGTCTTCACTTTGATCAGGCTTGATATCGTTCGAATAGCGACGGTCACGAAGCACCGGGCTGAGGCGATCGTCGCGATCCTGATCATCTGCGCGGTCATTACGCCGACCGCAGACATGTTCACCCTGCTCATCATTTCGGTACCGCTCATCATTTTGTTCGAACTGAGCATCCTGGCCGCGCGGATATCCCTGCGGTCCAGCCGCAAACCATAA